The sequence AGTACCTGGAGATTCACGCTGAGGACTCTCTTTCTTCGGGCTTCGAGGCTCCGGAAGCTGGTACCTCGTCGAGTTCGAGTCGCTCATAGGTCATCCAGAGGGCTCCGAACTCCTCGCCCGCCTTGGTTCAGCACGTGGGTGTAAATCATCGTTGTCTTCAGATTGCTGTGGCCGAGGAGCTCTTGAATGGTGCGGATGTCGTAGCCGGCCTCCAGGAGATGGGTTGCGAAGGAGTGGCGCAGAGTGTGGCAGCCGGCGTGTTTGTGGACGTCCGATCTACGGAGCGCTGTCTTGAAGGCTCGCTGGATGGTGCGTTCGTGGATGTGGTGGCGCCGGATGGCGCCGGATTCGGGATCTCGGGAAGGCCTTTCAGCTGGGAAGAGATACTGCCAGGCAAGCTCGTACTGAGCGTTGGGATACTTCTTCGCCAGTGCATAGGGCAGCTCGACACCGGCGTAGCCTTGCCGCCGAGCTTTTTCATGGGCTGTTCGAACCCGTTTCACTTGATTCTGGAGAGGAGCAACCAGCGAACTGGGCAGGATAGTGAGGCGGTCCTTCTCGCCTTTGCCGTCCCGAACGGTGAGCTGGC comes from Acidobacteriota bacterium and encodes:
- a CDS encoding integron integrase, producing the protein MTNRSPGPPSRTLLEEAGRRMQTRRLSRRTIRSYCHWIRRYVRFHGRRHPRELREPEVNQFLAFLANERRVSASTQQQALCALVFLYRHVLEEELGELQIIRARRKRKLPVVLTRSEVRRILNQASGSPKLVLSVLYGGGLRLLEGLRLRVKDVDLETCQLTVRDGKGEKDRLTILPSSLVAPLQNQVKRVRTAHEKARRQGYAGVELPYALAKKYPNAQYELAWQYLFPAERPSRDPESGAIRRHHIHERTIQRAFKTALRRSDVHKHAGCHTLRHSFATHLLEAGYDIRTIQELLGHSNLKTTMIYTHVLNQGGRGVRSPLDDL